From Cervus elaphus chromosome 33, mCerEla1.1, whole genome shotgun sequence, the proteins below share one genomic window:
- the LOC122688313 gene encoding DNA-(apurinic or apyrimidinic site) endonuclease-like — MPKRGEKGAVVEDAEEPKTEPEAKKSKAGVKKNEKEAIGEGAVLYEDPPDQKTSPSGKSATLKICSWNVDGLRAWIKKKGLDWVKEEAPDILCLQETKCSENQLPVELQELSGLSHQYWSAPSGKEGYSGVGLLSRQCPLEVSSGSGEEERDQEGRVIVAEYDAFVLVTAYVPNAGRGLVCLEYHQRWDEAFRKFLQGLASRKPLVLRGDLNVTHEELDLRNPKGNKKKAGFTPQEQQGFGELLQAVPLTDSFRPLYPNTAYAYTFWTYMMNARSKNVGWHLDYFLLSQSLLPALCDSKIRSKALGSDHCPITLYLAL, encoded by the coding sequence ATGCCGAAACGTGGGGAAAAGGGAGCGGTGGTCGAAGACGCGGAAGAGCCCAAGACTGAGCCAGAGGCGAAGAAGAGTAAGGCAGGAGTGAAAAAGAACGAAAAAGAGGCCATAGGAGAGGGCGCAGTTCTATATGAAGACCCCCCAGATCAGAAAACCTCACCCAGTGGCAAATCAGCCACACTTAAGATCTGCTCGTGGAATGTGGATGGGCTTCGAGCCTGGATTAAGAAGAAAGGTTTAGATTGGGTAAAGGAAGAAGCCCCAGACATTCTGTGCCTCCAAGAGACCAAATGTTCAGAGAACCAACTACCAGTTGAACTTCAAGAGCTGTCTGGATTATCCCATCAGTACTGGTCAGCTCCTTCAGGCAAGGAAGGGTACAGTGGTGTGGGCCTCCTCTCCCGCCAGTGCCCACTCGAAGTCTCTTCTGGCAGTGGTGAGGAAGAACGTGATCAGGAAGGCCGAGTGATTGTGGCTGAATATGATGCGTTTGTGCTGGTGACAGCCTATGTGCCTAATGCAGGCCGAGGTCTGGTGTGCCTGGAGTATCACCAGCGCTGGGATGAAGCCTTTCGCAAATTCCTGCAGGGTCTGGCATCCCGCAAGCCCCTTGTGCTACGTGGGGACCTCAACGTGACTCATGAAGAACTTGACCTTCGCAAcccaaagggaaataaaaagaaggCTGGCTTCACTCCACAAGAGCAGCAGGGCTTTGGGGAATTGCTGCAGGCTGTGCCACTCACTGACAGTTTCCGGCCCCTCTACCCCAACACGGCCTATGCCTACACCTTTTGGACCTATATGATGAATGCACGGTCCAAAAACGTTGGTTGGCACCTTGATTATTTTTTGTTATCTCAGTCTCTGTTGCCTGCATTGTGTGACAGTAAAATCCGTTCCAAGGCTCTGGGCAGTGACCACTGTCCCATTACCCTATACCTAGCTCTGTGA